The following proteins are encoded in a genomic region of Polyodon spathula isolate WHYD16114869_AA unplaced genomic scaffold, ASM1765450v1 scaffolds_1587, whole genome shotgun sequence:
- the LOC121309945 gene encoding metaxin-1-like: protein IPPSLLQAYAKFAGAPLKVHKITNPWRSPTGSLPALKTSEDGSLSQPHKIIVHLRKQKYNADYDLSAKEGADTLAFLSLLEEKLLPALIYAFWVDSKNYVEVTRRWYAENIPFPLNFYLPTRMHRCALDRLRLVRGDSGLEPGDEAEKELYQDAYECMTLLSQRLGTQKFFFGDFPSSLDAYVFGQLAPLLKVKLPNCKLQQHLKSLDNLCHYCSHILDLYFQNEAGDGSARKAPAPRGDGSDFDSDPHKRRNQFLSVLVALGAMVGYAFLTGIVSVQRSDPHSALSGRRAPQLAGDEADDEDGE from the exons TATCCCCCCCTCTCTCTTGCAGGCTTACGCCAAGTTCGCTGGTGCCCCCCTCAAAGTGCACAAGATCACTAACCCCTGGAGAAGCCCCACAG GTAGTTTGCCGGCTCTGAAAACTAGTGAAGACGGCAGTTTATCGCAGCCACACAAAATCATCGTCCACCTCCGAAAACAG aaatacaATGCAGACTACGACCTGTCTGCTAAAGAGGGCGCTGATACCCTGGCATTCCTCTCTCTGCTGGAGGAAAAGCTGTTGCCTGCACTG ATCTACGCCTTTTGGGTGGAttccaaaaactatgtggaggtGACTCGGAGATGGTACGCGGAGAACATCCCCTTCCCTCTCAACTTTTACCTGCCCACCCGCATGCACAGGTGTGCCCTGGACCGGCTGAGGCTCGTCCGGGGAGACAGCGGCCTGGAGCCCGGGGACGAGGCTGAGAAAGAG ctttacCAGGACGCATATGAGTGCATGACCCTACTGTCTCAACGACTGGGAACTCAGAAATTCTTCTTTGGAGATTT CCCTTCCTCGTTGGATGCCTATGTGTTTGGTCAGCTGGCCCCTCTACTGAAGGTCAAACTGCCCAACTGCAAACTGCAGCAGCACCTCAAGTCTCTGGACAACCTGTGCCACTACTGCAGCCACATCCTAGATCTCTACTTCCAAAACGAAGCCG GTGATGGCTCAGCCCGAAAGGCCCCCGCTCCGCGAGGTGACGGCTCGGATTTCGACAGCGATCCGCACAAGCGCCGAAACCAGTTCCTGTCTGTACTGGTGGCACTGGGAGCCATGGTGGGCTATGCATTCCTAACTGGGATTGTGTCTGTACAGAGAAGCGATCCTCACAGTGCACTGAGTGGGAGGAGAGCTCCACAGCTGGCAGGAGACGAAGCGGATGATGAGGATGGAGAGTAG
- the thbs3a gene encoding thrombospondin-3a, with the protein MERRSLQLPVLMAICALIETGICNIDKQEMQVIDLLSLQDSKQTAAAVEKVSSEMGRVNDLYVVSSFRLPAKLGGVLVGLYSRQDNSKFLEVAITGKINKALVRYVREDGKLHAVNLQNANLADGQSHSLILRIGGLRRDTLTMEMYVDCRLADSIQGLPRLVRLPLEAESVDIRTGHKSYARLQGGVDILKLVLGGTVSKVGVLTDCPFQGDASIHNTVNGALNSILGDQTKALIGQLMLFNQILGELREDIREQVKEMALIRNTILECQVCGFNELRSRCTPSPCFEGVPCMETYEYPGYRCGACPEGMMGNGTHCKDIDECSLAQPCFPGSNCVNMATGFRCEACPPGYWGPEMSGVGVQYAKTHKQECADIDECNNGACVPNSVCYNTVGSYKCGQCLPGFVGNQMGGCLPQKSCSSLTFDPCDVNAHCVMQRNGEASCACNVGYAGNGHTCGPDTDIDGYPDDAQPCIDNHKHCRQDNCRYTPNSGQEDADNDGIGDQCDEDADGDGIKNVEDNCRLVANKDQQNSDTDSFGDACDNCPNVPNINQRDTDSSGEGDACDNDIDGDGIPNVLDNCAKVPNPLQTDRDGDGVGDACDSCPEISNPTQTDVDNDLVGDMCDTNQDLDGDGHQDTRDNCPEIPNSSQLDSDNDGIGDDCDDDDDNDGIPDFGTPGPDNCRLIPNPNQKDSDGNGVGDVCENDFDNDTVMDVYDVCPESAEVTLTDFRAYQTVVLDPEGDAQIDPNWVVLNQGMEIVQTMNSDPGLAVGYTAFNGVDFEGTFHVNTVTDDDYAGFIFGYQDSSSFYVVMWKQTEQTYWQSIPFRAVAEPGLQLKAVKSKTGPGEFLRNALWNTGHTEDEVRLLWKDPRNVGWQDRTSYRWQLSHRPQVGYIRVKLYEGSGLVADSGVVIDTTMRGGRLGVFCFSQENIIWSNLRYRCNDTIPEDFAPQRKPFQQNYKL; encoded by the exons ATGGAGCGAAGGAGCCTGCAGCTGCCAGTTTTAATGGCAATCTGCGCGCTGATAGAAACCGGCATTTGCAATATAGATAAGCAAGAAATGCAAG TGATTGACCTCCTAAGCCTGCAGGACTCTAAGCAGACAGCAGCCGCAGTGGAGAAAGTGTCCTCAGAGATGGGGAGGGTCAACGATCTCTACGTGGTGTCCAGCTTCAGACTGCCGGCCAAACTAGGAGGGGTTCTCGTGGGACTCTACTCCAGGCAGGACAACAGCAAATTCCTGGAGGTCGCCATCACTGGCAAGATTAACAAAG CTCTAGTGCGCTATGTAAGAGAAGACGGAAAGCTCCACGCTGTCAACCTGCAGAATGCTAACCTGGCAGACGGGCAGAGCCACTCTCTGATCCTGCGAATCGGGGGCCTGCGTCGAGACACCCTCACCATGGAGATGTATGTGGACTGTCGGCTGGCAGACTCCATCCAGGGGCTGCCCAGATTGGTCAGGCTGCCCCTAGAGGCGGAGTCAGTGGATATACGAACAGGACACAAGTCCTATGCAAGGTTACAG GGTGGGGTGGACATTCTGAAGCTTGTCCTAGGGGGGACAGTGTCCAAAGTGGGGGTTCTCACTGACTGTCCATTTCAGGGGGACGCCTCAATACACAACACAG TGAATGGCGCTTTGAACTCAATTCTGG GTGACCAGACGAAGGCTCTGATTGGTCAGCTTATGTTGTTTAATCAAATTCTGGGAGAACTCCGGGAAGATATCAGGGAACAG GTGAAGGAGATGGCACTGATCAGAAACACTATTTTGGAGTGCCAAGTATGCG GTTTCAACGAGCTTCGATCACGCTGCACCCCCAGCCCGTGTTTCGAGGGGGTCCCCTGCATGGAGACGTACGAATACCCCGGGTACCGCTGCGGGGCCTGCCCTGAGGGCATGATGGGAAATGGAACACACTGCAAAGACATTGACGAG TGCTCTCTTGCTCAACCCTGCTTCCCCGGGTCTAACTGTGTCAACATGGCCACTGGCTTCCGCTGTGAGGCGTGTCCACCTGGGTACTGGGGACCAGAAATGAGTGGAGTGGGAGTGCAGTATGCCAAGACACACAAACAG gagtgcgCCGATATCGACGAGTGTAACAATGGAGCCTGCGTCCCAAACTCTGTCTGCTACAACACTGTG ggCTCGTATAAGTGTGGTCAGTGTTTGCCTGGTTTCGTGGGCAATCAGATGGGGGGCTGCCTCCCGCAGAAGTCCTGCAGCAGCCTAACCTTTGACCCCTGCGACGTGAACGCCCACTGCGTGATGCAGAGGAACGGCGAGGCGTCGTGCGCG TGCAATGTGGGCTATGCTGGTAACGGACACACGTGTGGTCCTGACACTGACATTGACGGCTATCCTGACGATGCCCAGCCCTGTATAGACAACCACAAGCACTGCCGACAG GATAACTGCCGCTACACACCCAACTCGGGGCAGGAGGACGCGGACAACGACGGGATCGGGGACCAGTGTGACGAGGATGCAGACGGGGACGGCATCAAAAACGTTGAA GACAACTGCCGCCTGGTTGCCAACAAGGACCAGCAGAACTCCGACACCGACTCGTTCGGAGACGCGTGTGACAACTGTCCCAACGTCCCCAACATTAACCAGAGAGACACGGACAGCAGCGGCGAGGGGGACGCGTGTGACAACGACATCGACGGGGACG GGATCCCCAACGTGCTTGATAACTGCGCCAAGGTACCGAACCCCCTGCAGACCGACCGGGACGGGGATGGGGTGGGAGACGCCTGTGACAGCTGCCCCGAAATCAGCAACCCAACCCAG ACGGACGTGGACAATGATCTCGTGGGTGACATGTGTGACACTAACCAGGACCT TGATGGAGACGGACACCAGGACACGAGGGATAACTGCCCGGAGATTCCAAACAGCTCACAGCTGGACTCGGACAACGACGGCATCGGAGACGACTGCGACGACGACGATGACAACGACGGAATTCCAGACTTCGGAACGCCGGGACCGGACAACTGTCGCCTCATTCCCAATCCCAACCAGAAGGACAGCGACG gtaaCGGTGTTGGGGATGTCTGTGAGAATGACTTTGACAATGACACAGTGATGGATGTATACGACGTGTGTCCTGAAAGTGCAGAGGTCACGCTGACAGATTTCAGAGCCTATCAGACGGTGGTGCTGGACCCTGAGGGCGACGCCCAAATCGACCCCAATTGGGTGGTTCTCAACCAG GGAATGGAGATTGTTCAGACTATGAACAGCGACCCGGGACTGGCTGTag GGTACACTGCTTTCAACGGCGTGGATTTCGAGGGCACCTTCCACGTGAATACGGTGACCGACGATGACTACGCAGGCTTTATCTTCGGCTACCAGGACAGCTCCAGCTTCTACGTGGTGATGTGGAAGCAGACAGAGCAGACCTACTGGCAGTCTATACCCTTCAGAGCCGTGGCAGAGCCAGGGCTGCAGCTCAAG gCAGTGAAATCGAAGACAGGCCCAGGAGAGTTCCTCCGCAACGCTCTCTGGAACACGGGACACACTGAGGACGAGGTCCGCCTGCTCTGGAAAGACCCTCGAAACGTGGGCTGGCAGGACCGGACCTCCTACCGCTGGCAGCTCAGCCATCGACCGCAAGTCGGCTACATCCG